Proteins from a genomic interval of Thioalkalivibrio sp. ALJ12:
- the rplK gene encoding 50S ribosomal protein L11, which yields MAKKIEAYIKLQVPAGKANPSPPVGPALGQRGVNIMEFCKAFNAQTQEIEPGLPIPVVITVYSDRSFTFVTKTPPAAILLKKAAGVQKGSGEPNTNKVGTVTRAQLEEIAKTKEPDLTAADLDAAVRTIAGSARSMGLEVEGL from the coding sequence ATGGCGAAGAAAATCGAAGCATATATCAAGCTTCAGGTGCCCGCCGGCAAGGCGAACCCGAGCCCGCCCGTCGGGCCGGCGCTGGGTCAGCGCGGTGTGAACATCATGGAGTTCTGCAAGGCGTTTAACGCCCAGACCCAGGAGATCGAGCCCGGTCTGCCGATTCCGGTGGTGATCACCGTCTATTCAGATCGCAGCTTTACCTTTGTCACCAAGACGCCGCCGGCGGCGATCCTTCTGAAGAAGGCCGCGGGTGTGCAGAAGGGTTCCGGCGAGCCGAATACCAACAAGGTCGGCACCGTGACCCGGGCACAGCTCGAGGAAATCGCGAAGACCAAGGAGCCGGATCTGACCGCTGCGGATCTGGACGCCGCGGTGCGTACCATTGCCGGCAGTGCCCGCAGCATGGGCCTCGAAGTGGAGGGTCTCTGA
- the rplA gene encoding 50S ribosomal protein L1: protein MAKMTKRMKAIREKVEPGRLYPVTEAFDLLRELPKAKFRESVDVAVNLGVDPRKSDQVVRGSTVLPHGNGKSVRVAVFTQGANADAAKEAGADVVGMDDLAEQVKAGQMDFDVVIASPDAMRVVGQLGQILGPRGLMPNPKVGTVTPDVATAVTNAKSGQVRYRTDKGGIVHCTIGAADFDSSSLADNLNALLADLVKMKPATSKGQYVKGVTISTTMGPGVKVDQASLSL from the coding sequence ATGGCGAAAATGACCAAGCGAATGAAGGCCATCCGCGAGAAAGTCGAGCCAGGCCGTCTCTATCCGGTGACCGAAGCGTTTGACCTGCTGCGTGAACTGCCGAAGGCAAAGTTCCGCGAGTCGGTCGACGTGGCTGTGAACCTCGGCGTGGACCCGCGCAAGTCCGATCAGGTCGTGCGTGGCTCGACGGTGCTGCCGCATGGCAATGGCAAGAGCGTGCGCGTGGCCGTGTTCACTCAGGGCGCGAATGCCGACGCCGCGAAGGAAGCCGGTGCCGATGTGGTCGGTATGGACGACCTCGCCGAACAGGTGAAGGCCGGCCAGATGGATTTCGACGTGGTGATCGCCTCCCCGGACGCGATGCGTGTCGTCGGGCAGCTCGGCCAGATCCTCGGCCCGCGCGGCCTGATGCCGAACCCGAAGGTCGGTACCGTGACGCCGGACGTGGCGACCGCGGTGACCAACGCCAAGAGCGGCCAGGTGCGCTACCGCACCGACAAGGGCGGGATCGTGCACTGCACCATTGGCGCGGCCGATTTCGACTCCAGCTCGCTGGCCGACAACCTGAACGCCCTGCTGGCGGATCTGGTCAAGATGAAGCCGGCGACGTCCAAGGGGCAGTACGTCAAGGGGGTCACGATCTCCACGACGATGGGCCCGGGCGTGAAGGTCGACCAGGCCTCGCTGTCGCTGTAA
- the rplJ gene encoding 50S ribosomal protein L10, whose product MNLDDKKAIVSELATVAASAHSAVAAEYRGLSVAQMTDLRRQARNSGVYLRVVKNNLAKRAIEGTDFACMQPELHGPLILAFSEEEPGSAARLVKSFAKENEQLKVRLVSFGGQLMGANDLDRLASLPTRDEALATLLATMKAPLDKFARTVNEVPGKLVRTVAAIRDQKQAA is encoded by the coding sequence TTGAATCTCGACGACAAGAAGGCGATTGTCTCGGAGCTGGCTACGGTTGCTGCCTCGGCGCATTCCGCGGTCGCCGCGGAATACCGAGGTCTCTCGGTCGCGCAGATGACCGACCTTCGTCGGCAGGCTCGCAATTCCGGGGTCTATCTGCGGGTGGTGAAGAACAACCTCGCCAAGCGTGCCATCGAGGGTACGGATTTCGCGTGCATGCAGCCCGAGCTGCATGGCCCGCTGATCCTGGCCTTCAGTGAAGAGGAGCCTGGCTCCGCCGCGCGTCTGGTGAAGTCCTTCGCCAAGGAAAACGAACAGCTGAAGGTCCGGCTGGTGTCGTTTGGTGGGCAGCTGATGGGTGCGAACGATCTCGATCGCCTCGCCAGTCTGCCGACGCGCGATGAAGCGCTCGCAACGCTTCTCGCCACCATGAAGGCGCCGCTCGACAAGTTCGCCCGTACGGTGAACGAAGTCCCGGGCAAGCTCGTGCGTACCGTTGCAGCAATTCGTGACCAGAAACAGGCAGCCTGA
- the rplL gene encoding 50S ribosomal protein L7/L12, which produces MAVSKEDILEAIGNMTVLEIVDLISEMEEKFGVSAAAAVAAAPAAAGGGEAAAAEAKDEFDVVMSSFGENKVGVIKVVRGLTGLGLKEAKEMVEGVPATVKEGAAKEEAEKMKAELEEAGATVELK; this is translated from the coding sequence ATGGCCGTTTCGAAAGAAGACATCCTGGAAGCCATCGGCAACATGACGGTCCTGGAAATCGTGGACCTGATCAGCGAGATGGAAGAGAAGTTCGGCGTTTCCGCCGCTGCCGCCGTTGCGGCCGCCCCGGCTGCCGCCGGCGGTGGTGAAGCCGCTGCTGCCGAAGCCAAGGACGAGTTCGACGTCGTCATGTCCAGCTTTGGCGAGAACAAGGTCGGCGTGATCAAGGTCGTCCGTGGCCTGACCGGTCTGGGCCTGAAGGAGGCCAAGGAAATGGTCGAAGGCGTTCCGGCGACCGTCAAGGAAGGCGCGGCGAAGGAAGAAGCCGAGAAGATGAAGGCGGAGCTGGAAGAGGCTGGCGCCACCGTCGAACTGAAGTAA
- the rpoB gene encoding DNA-directed RNA polymerase subunit beta — MALSYTEKKRIRKDFGKRPQILDVPYLLETQLTSYRDFLQAEKGPEARHALGLHAAFQSVFPIVSYSGHVQLEYVSYRLGEPLFDVKECQIRGVTYAAPLRVLLRLVIHDKEAPAGSTVVKEVKEQEVYMGEMPLMTENGTFVINGTERVIVSQLHRSPGVFFDSDRGKTQGSAQKLLYNARIIPYRGSWLDFEFDAKDGVYVRIDRRRKLPASILLRALGMDTEEILSTFFEFNQITLDEDGGELDLIPERLRGETAVVDITDGKNVIVEAGRRITPRHIREIEKAGINRLRVPDEYLLGRVLAKGVVDESTGELMAAGNDPLTQELLDKLRAEGVKSVETIYTNDYDHGPFMSDTLRLDPTKTQLEAQVEIYRVMRPGEPPTKDAAENLFSNLFFSEDRYDLSAVGRMKFNRRVGRDTDEGPGVLSPEDILDVLKVLIDLRNGNGRTDDIDHLGNRRIRSVGEMAENQFRLGLVRVERAVKERLTVAESEGLMPQELINAKPVAAAVKEFFGSSQLSQFMDQNNPLSEVTHKRRISALGPGGLTRERAGFEVRDVHPTHYGRVCPIETPEGPNIGLINSLAVYARTNRYGFLETPYRKVEDGKVTDEIVYLSAIEESQYVIAQANAAMDDQGRLTDDLVSCRFQEEFTISSPDKIQYMDISPKQIVSVAAALLPFLEHDDANRALMGANMQRQAVPCLRADKPLVGTGIERTVAIDSGSAIVAKRGGTVDSVDAARVVVRVNDDETVAGEPGVDIYNLTKYSRSNQNTSINQRPLVAVGDEIARGDVLADGSSTDLGELALGQNMMVAFMPWNGYNFEDSILISERVVQEDRYTTIHIEELNCVARDTKLGQEEITADIPNVSESLLAKLDESGVVYVGAEVNPGDILVGKVTPKGETQLTPEEKLLRAIFGEKASDVKDTSLRVPSGIEGTVIDVRVFTRDGVEKDARAKSIEEDDLAAVKKDLKDQLRIYEDDIYARVEKLLLNKAAAGGPEGLGDGSKVTKKYLQGLSRNQWFEVRLKDDAVNSQLEDLGRQLQEQHELFDKKFEHQKAKVAAGDDLPPGVQKMVKVYVAVKRRLQPGDKMAGRHGNKGVISMIVPEEDMPFLDDGTPVDVVLNPLGVPSRMNVGQVLEVHLGWAAKGLGDKINRMLEAQAEIAKLREFLGNIYNHRDKKVDLDSMSDAEIIALCRNLRGGVPMATPVFDGAEEAEIKEMLRLADLPETGQAELFDGRTGDSFDRPVTVGYMHMLKLNHLVDDKMHARSTGPYSLVTQQPLGGKAQFGGQRFGEMEVWALEAYGAAYTLQEMLTVKADDVQGRNKMYKNIVDGEHHMEANVPESFNVLMKEIKALGINIELEQD; from the coding sequence ATGGCCCTCAGTTATACCGAAAAGAAACGTATCCGCAAGGACTTCGGGAAGCGTCCCCAGATCCTGGACGTCCCGTATCTGCTGGAAACCCAATTGACCTCCTATCGGGATTTCCTGCAGGCCGAAAAAGGTCCGGAGGCGCGTCACGCGCTGGGCCTGCACGCGGCGTTTCAGTCGGTGTTCCCGATTGTTAGCTATTCCGGTCATGTCCAGCTCGAGTACGTCAGCTACCGCCTGGGCGAGCCGCTGTTCGATGTGAAGGAATGCCAGATCCGTGGCGTGACCTACGCGGCCCCGCTGCGTGTCCTGCTGCGCCTGGTGATCCACGACAAGGAGGCCCCTGCTGGCTCCACCGTGGTCAAGGAGGTCAAGGAGCAGGAGGTCTACATGGGCGAGATGCCGCTCATGACGGAGAACGGGACCTTCGTGATCAACGGCACCGAGCGCGTGATCGTCTCCCAGCTGCATCGTTCGCCCGGCGTGTTCTTTGACAGCGACCGGGGCAAGACTCAGGGCAGCGCCCAGAAGCTGCTCTACAACGCGCGCATTATTCCGTACCGCGGTTCCTGGTTGGACTTCGAGTTCGATGCCAAGGACGGGGTTTACGTGCGTATCGACCGTCGCCGCAAGCTGCCGGCGTCGATCCTGCTGCGCGCGCTGGGCATGGATACGGAAGAGATCCTGTCCACCTTCTTTGAATTCAACCAGATCACTCTCGATGAAGACGGCGGTGAACTGGACCTGATCCCCGAGCGCCTGCGCGGCGAGACCGCCGTGGTCGACATCACCGACGGCAAGAACGTGATCGTCGAGGCCGGGCGCCGGATTACGCCGCGGCATATCCGCGAGATCGAAAAAGCCGGCATCAACCGGCTGCGCGTACCGGACGAGTACCTGCTCGGCCGCGTGCTGGCCAAGGGCGTGGTGGACGAGTCGACCGGCGAACTGATGGCGGCTGGCAATGACCCGTTGACCCAGGAGCTGCTGGACAAGCTGCGCGCCGAGGGCGTGAAGTCGGTGGAGACCATCTACACCAACGACTACGACCACGGTCCGTTCATGTCGGACACCCTGCGTCTGGATCCGACCAAGACGCAGCTGGAGGCCCAGGTCGAGATCTATCGGGTGATGCGTCCCGGTGAGCCGCCGACCAAGGACGCCGCCGAGAACCTGTTCTCCAACCTGTTCTTCTCCGAGGACCGCTACGACCTGTCGGCGGTCGGCCGGATGAAGTTCAACCGCCGTGTCGGCCGCGATACCGACGAGGGCCCGGGCGTGCTGTCACCCGAGGACATCCTCGACGTGCTGAAGGTCCTGATCGACCTGCGCAACGGCAACGGCCGTACCGATGACATCGACCACCTGGGCAACCGGCGCATCCGCAGCGTGGGCGAGATGGCGGAAAACCAGTTCCGTCTGGGCCTGGTGCGCGTCGAGCGTGCGGTCAAGGAGCGTTTGACCGTCGCGGAGAGCGAAGGGCTGATGCCGCAGGAGCTGATCAACGCGAAGCCGGTGGCCGCCGCGGTCAAGGAGTTCTTCGGTTCCAGCCAGCTGTCGCAGTTCATGGACCAGAACAACCCGCTGTCCGAGGTGACCCACAAGCGCCGTATCTCCGCGCTGGGCCCGGGCGGCCTGACGCGCGAACGTGCGGGCTTCGAGGTGCGCGACGTGCACCCCACCCACTACGGTCGTGTCTGCCCGATCGAGACGCCGGAAGGCCCGAACATCGGCCTGATCAACTCGCTGGCCGTGTATGCCCGCACCAACCGCTACGGCTTCCTCGAGACCCCGTACCGCAAGGTCGAAGACGGCAAGGTCACCGACGAGATCGTGTACCTGTCCGCAATCGAGGAGAGCCAGTACGTGATCGCCCAGGCGAACGCGGCGATGGACGACCAAGGGCGTCTGACCGACGACCTGGTCTCCTGCCGCTTCCAGGAGGAGTTCACGATCTCCTCGCCGGACAAGATCCAGTACATGGATATCTCGCCGAAGCAGATCGTGTCCGTGGCCGCCGCGCTGCTGCCGTTCCTCGAGCATGACGATGCCAACCGCGCCCTGATGGGTGCGAACATGCAGCGTCAGGCCGTGCCCTGCCTGCGCGCGGACAAGCCGCTGGTCGGTACCGGTATCGAGCGCACGGTGGCGATCGACTCCGGGTCCGCGATCGTCGCCAAGCGCGGCGGTACGGTCGATTCCGTGGATGCCGCCCGCGTGGTGGTGCGCGTGAACGACGACGAGACCGTCGCCGGCGAGCCGGGTGTGGATATCTACAACCTGACCAAGTACTCGCGTTCCAACCAGAACACCAGCATCAACCAGCGCCCGCTGGTCGCGGTAGGCGACGAGATCGCCCGCGGCGATGTGCTGGCCGATGGCTCCTCGACCGATCTCGGCGAGCTGGCCCTGGGGCAGAACATGATGGTCGCGTTCATGCCCTGGAACGGCTACAACTTCGAGGATTCCATCCTGATCTCCGAACGCGTGGTGCAGGAGGACCGCTACACCACGATCCACATCGAGGAGCTCAATTGTGTCGCGCGCGACACCAAGCTGGGCCAGGAAGAGATCACCGCGGATATCCCGAACGTCTCCGAGTCGCTGCTGGCCAAGCTGGACGAGTCCGGTGTGGTTTATGTTGGCGCCGAGGTAAACCCGGGCGACATCCTGGTCGGCAAGGTCACGCCGAAGGGCGAGACCCAGCTGACCCCGGAAGAGAAGCTCCTGAGGGCCATCTTTGGCGAGAAGGCCTCGGACGTGAAGGACACCTCCCTGCGTGTGCCGTCCGGCATCGAGGGCACGGTGATCGACGTGCGCGTGTTCACCCGCGATGGCGTGGAGAAGGATGCGCGTGCCAAGTCGATCGAGGAAGACGACCTCGCTGCGGTCAAGAAGGACCTGAAGGACCAGCTGCGAATCTACGAGGACGATATCTACGCCCGCGTCGAGAAGCTGCTGCTCAACAAGGCGGCTGCCGGCGGTCCGGAAGGGCTGGGTGACGGCTCCAAGGTCACCAAGAAGTACCTGCAGGGCCTGTCCCGCAACCAGTGGTTCGAGGTGCGCCTGAAGGACGACGCCGTGAACTCGCAGCTCGAGGACCTCGGTCGCCAGCTGCAGGAGCAGCACGAGCTGTTCGACAAGAAGTTCGAGCACCAGAAGGCCAAGGTCGCCGCGGGCGACGACCTGCCGCCGGGCGTGCAGAAGATGGTCAAGGTCTACGTGGCCGTGAAGCGCCGTCTGCAGCCGGGCGACAAGATGGCCGGCCGCCACGGGAACAAGGGCGTGATCTCGATGATCGTGCCGGAAGAGGACATGCCGTTCCTCGACGACGGGACCCCGGTCGACGTGGTCCTGAACCCGCTGGGCGTGCCCTCGCGCATGAACGTCGGGCAGGTGCTGGAGGTTCATCTGGGCTGGGCCGCGAAGGGGCTGGGCGACAAGATCAACCGCATGCTCGAGGCGCAGGCCGAAATCGCGAAGCTGCGCGAGTTCCTGGGCAATATCTATAACCACCGTGACAAGAAGGTCGACCTCGACTCCATGTCGGACGCCGAGATCATTGCGCTTTGCCGCAACCTGCGCGGTGGCGTGCCGATGGCGACGCCGGTGTTCGATGGTGCCGAGGAGGCCGAGATCAAGGAGATGTTGCGGCTGGCCGATCTGCCCGAGACGGGGCAGGCCGAGCTGTTCGACGGCCGTACCGGTGACTCCTTCGATCGCCCGGTGACCGTCGGCTACATGCACATGCTGAAGCTGAACCATCTGGTCGACGACAAGATGCACGCGCGGTCGACCGGTCCGTATTCCCTGGTCACCCAGCAGCCGCTGGGCGGCAAGGCGCAGTTCGGTGGTCAGCGCTTCGGCGAGATGGAGGTCTGGGCGCTGGAGGCCTACGGTGCCGCCTACACCCTGCAGGAAATGCTGACGGTGAAGGCGGACGACGTGCAGGGCCGCAACAAGATGTACAAGAACATCGTCGACGGCGAGCACCACATGGAGGCCAACGTCCCCGAGTCGTTCAACGTGCTCATGAAGGAGATCAAGGCGCTCGGCATCAATATCGAGCTGGAGCAGGACTGA